In Thermococcus thioreducens, a genomic segment contains:
- a CDS encoding DUF1667 domain-containing protein: protein MSEIKKFRLTCIVCPLGCTVEVTMEGDRITGVEGFTCPRGKDYAIQEIREPKRIVMSVVKVRGGRFPTVAVKSDRPVPKELIPAIMKKLAEVEVEAPVSVGQVIVENVLGTGANIVATREA, encoded by the coding sequence ATGAGTGAGATCAAGAAGTTCAGGCTGACCTGCATCGTCTGCCCCCTTGGCTGTACAGTGGAGGTGACCATGGAGGGCGACAGGATAACCGGAGTTGAGGGCTTCACATGCCCCCGGGGAAAGGACTACGCGATACAGGAAATCAGGGAGCCGAAGCGCATCGTCATGAGCGTCGTGAAGGTTAGGGGGGGAAGGTTTCCGACGGTGGCAGTTAAAAGCGACAGGCCCGTTCCCAAGGAGCTCATACCCGCGATAATGAAAAAGCTCGCGGAAGTTGAGGTCGAAGCGCCGGTCAGCGTAGGACAGGTCATCGTTGAGAACGTACTGGGAACCGGGGCGAACATCGTTGCCACGAGGGAGGCGTAG
- a CDS encoding SDH family Clp fold serine proteinase, whose protein sequence is MADATTGFFGSLLWWLFFMYILLWPQMQYRSLQLARAKILKRLSEKRGSTVITMIHRQESVGLFGIPFYKFISIEDSEEVLRAIRAAPKDKPIDLIIHTPGGLVLAATQIAKALHDHPAETRVIVPHYAMSGGTLIALAADRIIMDPHAVLGPVDPQLGQYPGPSIVRAVERKGVDKVDDQTLILADVAEKAIKQVREFVYGLLKDRYGEEKARELAQILTEGRWTHDYPITYEHAKELGLHVETEVPDEVYALMELYRQPTKQRGTVEFMPYTQKGESS, encoded by the coding sequence ATGGCGGACGCGACGACCGGGTTCTTTGGCTCCCTGCTGTGGTGGCTGTTCTTCATGTACATCCTCCTGTGGCCCCAGATGCAGTACAGGAGCCTGCAGCTAGCCAGGGCAAAGATACTGAAGAGGCTCTCGGAAAAGCGGGGCTCAACCGTGATAACGATGATCCACAGGCAGGAGAGCGTCGGGCTCTTTGGAATACCCTTCTACAAGTTCATAAGCATCGAGGACAGCGAGGAGGTGCTCAGAGCTATTAGAGCCGCCCCCAAGGACAAGCCGATAGACCTCATAATACACACCCCCGGAGGGTTGGTTCTCGCGGCAACTCAGATAGCAAAGGCACTGCACGACCACCCGGCTGAAACACGTGTCATAGTTCCCCACTACGCCATGAGCGGCGGAACGCTCATCGCCCTCGCCGCGGACAGGATAATAATGGACCCCCACGCGGTTTTGGGGCCGGTTGACCCCCAGCTCGGCCAGTACCCCGGGCCGAGCATAGTGAGAGCCGTCGAGAGGAAGGGCGTTGACAAGGTGGACGACCAGACACTCATCCTGGCGGACGTGGCAGAAAAGGCCATCAAACAGGTTAGGGAGTTCGTTTACGGCCTCCTGAAGGACAGGTACGGGGAGGAGAAAGCCAGAGAGCTGGCCCAGATACTCACCGAGGGCCGGTGGACCCATGACTATCCCATTACATACGAGCACGCCAAGGAGCTCGGCCTTCACGTTGAAACGGAGGTTCCAGATGAAGTTTATGCCCTTATGGAGCTCTACAGGCAGCCAACAAAGCAGAGGGGCACGGTGGAGTTCATGCCTTACACCCAGAAGGGCGAGAGCTCCTGA
- a CDS encoding NAD(P)/FAD-dependent oxidoreductase, with protein MRSEYDVIVIGGGPAGLAAAIKAKELGLNVLLIENREFLGGIPLQCVHPGFGIHYFKEDLTGTEFIHRIIERFRALDVEYYTNAHVLEVVPYSYRHKILRIVTEEGLFEVAARTVVYAAGARERHMFEIGITGHRVAGIYTAGEAQTMMDIYGVMPGKEIVIVGSGDVGLIMARRFTLEGAKVKAVIELMPYPGGLTRNVVQCLEDFGIPLYLSHAVTRVEGKKRVERVIVTKVDEKLRPIPGTEESIECDTVVLAAGLVPYLKVIEKAGVEIDPATRGPVVNSYLETSVPGIFVAGNALVINDLVDYVVEQGEEAAMGAYEFVKNGGLPALKWRKLVKGRNIRLAVPHYLADTKDVTIYARVGEPEENVRLRFPEIGKEIRLPFVRPSEMIRVKLKKEEIARAKDRITMEVVRDE; from the coding sequence ATGAGGAGTGAGTACGACGTCATTGTCATTGGAGGGGGGCCGGCTGGCCTTGCCGCTGCAATAAAGGCGAAGGAGCTCGGCCTTAACGTCCTCCTCATCGAGAACAGGGAGTTCCTGGGGGGGATACCCCTCCAGTGCGTTCATCCGGGCTTCGGAATTCACTACTTCAAAGAGGATCTGACAGGAACGGAGTTCATACACCGCATAATCGAACGGTTCAGGGCGCTGGACGTCGAATACTACACGAACGCCCACGTCCTTGAGGTGGTGCCGTACTCTTACAGGCACAAGATTCTGAGGATAGTCACGGAGGAGGGGCTCTTTGAGGTGGCGGCAAGGACCGTTGTCTACGCCGCCGGTGCAAGGGAGAGGCACATGTTCGAGATAGGAATAACCGGCCACAGGGTCGCAGGGATTTACACAGCCGGGGAAGCCCAAACCATGATGGACATCTACGGAGTGATGCCCGGAAAGGAGATAGTCATAGTCGGTTCGGGCGACGTCGGCCTCATAATGGCGAGAAGGTTTACCCTTGAGGGGGCAAAGGTAAAGGCCGTCATAGAGCTGATGCCCTATCCAGGCGGACTAACAAGAAACGTCGTCCAGTGCCTTGAGGACTTTGGAATCCCCCTCTACCTGAGCCATGCAGTAACAAGGGTCGAAGGAAAGAAGAGGGTCGAGAGGGTCATCGTGACGAAGGTGGACGAGAAGCTTAGGCCCATTCCTGGAACGGAGGAGAGCATAGAGTGCGATACCGTCGTTCTGGCGGCCGGTCTTGTTCCGTACCTCAAAGTCATAGAAAAGGCAGGGGTGGAGATAGATCCCGCCACCAGAGGGCCGGTCGTCAACAGCTACCTCGAAACCAGCGTTCCGGGGATATTTGTGGCCGGAAACGCCCTAGTCATAAACGACCTCGTTGACTACGTCGTCGAGCAGGGCGAGGAGGCCGCCATGGGGGCGTACGAGTTCGTCAAAAACGGCGGCCTGCCGGCCCTCAAATGGAGGAAGCTCGTGAAGGGGAGGAACATCAGGCTCGCCGTGCCGCACTACTTAGCTGACACCAAGGACGTCACAATCTACGCGAGGGTTGGGGAGCCGGAGGAGAACGTCAGGCTCCGCTTCCCGGAGATTGGAAAGGAGATAAGACTCCCATTCGTGAGGCCCTCTGAGATGATAAGGGTGAAGCTGAAGAAGGAGGAGATAGCCCGGGCCAAAGACAGAATCACCATGGAGGTCGTCCGGGATGAGTGA
- a CDS encoding phytoene desaturase family protein, whose protein sequence is MRAVVIGSGIGGLLTASFLAKNGYDVTVIEKAPYIGGRFTNLNYKCFGLSTGAFHMLPHGEDGPLAHLLGLLNADVQIVNSNPKGMIFYDGKTFHYRDGWKYLSFTEKARATKLLLDIKRNRLPTEEEAEMSGREWIRERIGDNEFADLFIKSFLGWADSVLDVPAGELAREIKAALRWGGPGLVKGGCRAITGELARITEANGGKILTRKRAVEVDPEARRVITSDGDELSYDVLISNIGIKETVELIGRENFDREYLRRVDSLKPSEGIKYNVALKGGPRIGNTVVFTLDTERINGYNEPSSISPELAKEGYTLIMLHHALQGRNVKAEQRKGIEDIYRIFPNLDSEGEILLVQTYLDGNPVNRVASGQTVEDFPVEDVYIVGDAYKPPGGIEVEGIALGVMKTLERLGLGDFREWYL, encoded by the coding sequence ATGAGGGCAGTTGTAATAGGCTCCGGAATCGGCGGTCTTCTAACCGCGTCGTTTCTAGCCAAAAATGGTTACGATGTCACCGTCATTGAAAAGGCTCCTTACATCGGCGGCCGCTTCACAAATTTAAACTACAAATGTTTTGGCCTCTCCACTGGCGCCTTCCACATGCTTCCCCACGGGGAGGACGGGCCTCTGGCTCACCTCCTCGGGCTCCTCAACGCGGACGTCCAAATAGTGAACTCCAACCCCAAGGGCATGATTTTCTACGACGGAAAGACCTTCCACTACCGCGATGGCTGGAAGTACCTGAGCTTCACCGAGAAGGCAAGGGCTACAAAGCTCCTGCTCGACATCAAGAGGAACAGGCTCCCAACCGAAGAAGAGGCCGAGATGAGCGGGAGAGAATGGATAAGGGAAAGGATAGGCGACAACGAGTTTGCTGACCTCTTCATCAAGAGCTTCCTCGGCTGGGCCGACAGCGTCCTGGACGTTCCTGCTGGTGAGCTAGCGAGGGAGATAAAGGCTGCCCTGAGGTGGGGCGGGCCGGGCCTGGTCAAGGGCGGGTGTAGGGCAATAACCGGAGAGCTGGCAAGGATAACGGAAGCCAACGGCGGAAAAATCCTCACTAGGAAAAGGGCCGTCGAAGTTGACCCCGAGGCAAGGAGGGTTATCACCTCCGACGGCGACGAGCTTTCATACGACGTTCTCATCTCCAACATCGGGATAAAGGAGACCGTCGAGCTGATCGGAAGGGAGAACTTTGACCGCGAGTACTTAAGAAGAGTGGATTCGCTGAAGCCGAGCGAGGGGATAAAGTACAACGTGGCCCTGAAGGGTGGGCCGAGGATAGGAAACACCGTCGTCTTCACCCTCGACACCGAGAGGATAAACGGCTACAACGAGCCTTCAAGCATTTCCCCGGAGCTGGCTAAAGAGGGCTATACCTTGATAATGCTCCACCACGCTTTGCAGGGCAGGAACGTCAAGGCAGAGCAGAGAAAGGGCATCGAAGACATCTACAGAATCTTCCCGAACCTCGATAGCGAGGGAGAAATCCTGCTGGTACAGACCTACCTCGATGGGAATCCCGTTAACAGGGTCGCCAGCGGCCAGACCGTTGAGGACTTCCCGGTGGAGGACGTTTACATCGTGGGCGATGCATACAAGCCGCCTGGGGGAATAGAGGTTGAGGGCATAGCCCTGGGGGTCATGAAAACCCTTGAGAGGCTCGGCCTTGGGGACTTCCGGGAATGGTATCTCTGA
- the arcC gene encoding carbamate kinase: MKRVVIALGGNAILQRGQRGTYEEQMANVMKTAKQIVDIILDGDYEVVITHGNGPQVGALLLHMDAGQATHGIPAQPMDVAGAMTQGQIGYMIQQAIRNELKRRGIDKPVATIVTQTIVDKDDPAFQHPSKPVGPFYDEETAKKLAEEKGWVVIEDSGRGWRRVVPSPDPKGHVEAEIIRDLVEKGFIVIASGGGGVPVIEEDGQLKGVEAVIDKDLAGEKLAEEVNADIFMILTDVNGAALNFGKPDERWLGKVTAEELRRYYEEGHFKKGSMGPKVLAAIRFVEWGGERAVIAHLEKAVDALEGKTGTQVIKG; this comes from the coding sequence ATGAAGAGGGTTGTCATCGCTCTTGGCGGTAACGCTATTCTCCAGCGAGGTCAGAGGGGAACCTACGAGGAGCAGATGGCCAACGTCATGAAGACGGCCAAGCAGATAGTGGATATAATCCTTGACGGTGACTACGAGGTTGTAATCACCCACGGAAACGGCCCCCAGGTCGGTGCTTTGCTCCTCCACATGGACGCGGGTCAGGCCACCCACGGCATCCCGGCCCAGCCCATGGACGTGGCCGGAGCAATGACGCAGGGCCAGATAGGGTACATGATACAGCAGGCGATAAGGAACGAGCTGAAGAGACGCGGGATAGATAAGCCCGTGGCGACTATAGTAACCCAGACCATCGTTGACAAGGACGATCCAGCATTCCAGCACCCGAGCAAGCCGGTTGGGCCCTTCTACGACGAGGAGACGGCCAAAAAGCTCGCAGAGGAAAAGGGCTGGGTCGTCATAGAGGACTCCGGCAGGGGCTGGAGAAGAGTAGTGCCGAGTCCCGATCCAAAGGGCCACGTCGAGGCGGAAATCATCCGGGACCTCGTTGAGAAGGGGTTCATAGTCATCGCCAGCGGGGGCGGCGGAGTTCCCGTCATCGAGGAGGACGGCCAGCTCAAGGGCGTCGAGGCGGTCATAGACAAGGATCTGGCCGGTGAGAAGCTTGCGGAAGAGGTTAACGCCGACATCTTCATGATACTCACCGACGTGAACGGTGCCGCCCTGAACTTCGGAAAACCCGACGAGAGGTGGCTCGGAAAGGTCACCGCCGAGGAGCTCAGGAGGTACTACGAGGAGGGGCACTTCAAGAAAGGCAGCATGGGACCGAAGGTTTTGGCCGCGATAAGATTCGTCGAGTGGGGCGGCGAGAGGGCCGTCATAGCCCACCTGGAAAAGGCCGTTGATGCCCTGGAAGGAAAGACCGGAACGCAGGTCATAAAAGGCTGA
- a CDS encoding prenyltransferase/squalene oxidase repeat-containing protein produces the protein MREKILATLLILLSITAVISITKTHTENATALNITTPSWTNWTVRRLYLAQNPFTGGWNGDVSFTILPSLYHTYHGVMTLTLLNLSPKHPEKTIEFLREEEENFYSGRNYPSVLDAYYLLTLFKEFNISPRNRGAFENFIIEDMERSNYTFLHAKTLILLNSTLAKNVSMSLWLELRPEHSLEFLWDFLQLRGLLIESGYSPDEIPGYTVMYDTARAVFDEASGRIENLGFFDLKTIARFMREEHIKNETLRRRILTSIQKYKCPDGSYSDTRGAKKGHLETTHWAVETITYAGGEVGEDTISYLRSLEGPLGGFIDIPDYIVPNPVGTAFSVMTLKLLNSTVPNETAVRNYLLTEISRESKPSLIWVEYRALKELGVSNSDLKTRVEPRLKSFIANLNLSEVYQNHYLLKDIYYLLVTSRELGIEIDKQWKENVTSFVLGLKDSDGGFGSKISKIKINRLEITLYSVLILNELGYEYRDEKTVEFIKSSRNGALWWSLPITRYALLALSSMGAKIDGKEEVVKALELRKCPYGFFSYAPCEHPEQGGPIPTFLALDILRLLGYHQPAAFFTFLDLSQS, from the coding sequence ATGAGGGAAAAAATCCTAGCTACCCTTTTGATTTTATTGAGCATCACGGCCGTCATCTCAATAACGAAAACGCACACTGAAAACGCCACTGCACTCAATATAACAACTCCCTCATGGACAAACTGGACGGTAAGGCGCCTTTACCTCGCTCAGAATCCGTTTACAGGTGGCTGGAACGGCGATGTCTCATTTACAATACTTCCCAGCCTTTATCATACATATCACGGCGTGATGACGCTGACCCTTCTGAACTTGAGCCCAAAACATCCCGAAAAAACCATAGAGTTCCTGAGGGAAGAAGAGGAGAATTTTTACAGCGGTCGGAATTATCCTTCGGTTCTTGACGCCTATTATCTGCTGACACTCTTTAAAGAGTTCAATATAAGCCCCAGAAACAGGGGGGCCTTCGAAAACTTCATCATTGAGGACATGGAGAGGTCAAATTACACATTTCTGCATGCAAAAACTCTCATTCTGCTTAACTCCACCCTGGCGAAGAACGTTTCCATGTCCCTCTGGCTCGAGCTGAGGCCGGAGCACTCACTGGAGTTCTTATGGGACTTCCTTCAGCTCAGGGGGCTTCTCATTGAATCCGGATACTCCCCCGATGAAATACCCGGCTACACTGTGATGTATGACACCGCGAGGGCCGTGTTTGATGAGGCGTCTGGCAGAATAGAGAACCTCGGTTTCTTTGACCTCAAAACCATAGCGAGATTCATGCGGGAAGAGCACATCAAAAACGAGACGTTAAGGAGAAGAATACTAACGAGTATTCAGAAATACAAGTGCCCTGACGGCTCATACTCCGATACAAGAGGCGCTAAAAAGGGACACCTCGAGACCACCCATTGGGCTGTGGAAACGATAACCTATGCGGGGGGAGAAGTTGGGGAGGATACTATAAGCTACCTGCGGTCCCTTGAAGGGCCCCTGGGAGGTTTCATAGACATCCCAGACTACATAGTGCCGAATCCCGTGGGCACTGCCTTCTCCGTGATGACCCTTAAGCTTTTGAACTCAACGGTGCCCAATGAGACGGCAGTCAGGAACTACCTGCTCACCGAAATCTCACGGGAGAGTAAACCGAGCCTGATATGGGTTGAATACAGGGCACTAAAGGAGCTTGGTGTGTCCAACAGTGATCTTAAAACGAGAGTAGAACCCCGTCTGAAAAGCTTCATCGCCAACCTGAACCTCTCAGAGGTCTATCAAAACCACTACCTGCTGAAGGATATATACTATCTCCTTGTAACGAGCAGGGAACTGGGCATTGAGATCGATAAACAATGGAAGGAAAACGTGACCTCCTTTGTTTTGGGTCTGAAAGATAGTGATGGAGGATTTGGGAGCAAAATATCAAAGATAAAAATTAACCGGCTTGAAATAACTCTTTACTCTGTCCTGATCCTCAACGAGCTTGGGTACGAATATAGGGACGAAAAGACAGTGGAGTTCATCAAGTCCAGCAGAAACGGTGCCCTGTGGTGGTCTTTACCAATAACCAGGTACGCTTTGCTGGCTCTAAGTTCAATGGGGGCCAAGATTGACGGGAAAGAAGAGGTAGTAAAGGCGCTTGAGTTGAGGAAGTGCCCTTATGGCTTCTTCTCCTACGCCCCCTGCGAGCACCCCGAGCAGGGAGGACCGATACCAACGTTTTTGGCGCTCGATATACTCAGGCTTCTTGGTTATCATCAGCCAGCCGCATTTTTTACATTTTTAGATTTGAGCCAGTCATAG
- a CDS encoding NAD(P)/FAD-dependent oxidoreductase yields MKTRIAIIGAGVVGASIARVLSQYEGVEVHLIERNVDAGMGVSKANTGIIHPGHEDDPEKHPLRAKLCVEGNRLWYQWTKELRIPAKWPGELMVALKEEDMKVAEYYLELAQKNGVPGVRLVDREELLKLEPNVNPNAAGALWAPTAGVMSSPMAAVALTENAVDNGVRFHPETEVRGIKVENGEIKGVETNRGFIEADLVINAAGLYADRISAMAGIDYFTIRPRKGEYYIFDDDAGPKVRRIVHQTPTPTTKGVYVITEMNDGVMIGPTAEDLPEEAKDDTSTTREGLEFVWEMAKKLVKGLPPKSRVIRTFAGLRPEPPDGRWIIEAYDDPWGFINVAGIRSPGLTAAPAIAHYVTEELIEGKLDVKLTKKSRWNPHRNAFWFKALPREKQAELVKENPSHGRVICMCRTITEGDILDAIARMKKMGVRTITLDGVKLRTGVTGGTCQGSFCRVRITNIIARETGVPLWEVSIKGEGTEYGIGDIKVLLRGEENEE; encoded by the coding sequence GAGTCAGCAAGGCGAACACGGGCATAATCCATCCCGGACACGAGGACGATCCCGAAAAGCACCCACTGAGGGCAAAGCTCTGCGTCGAGGGAAACAGGCTCTGGTACCAGTGGACGAAAGAGCTGAGAATTCCAGCGAAGTGGCCGGGCGAGCTCATGGTCGCACTCAAAGAGGAAGACATGAAGGTCGCCGAGTACTACCTGGAGCTTGCGCAGAAAAACGGCGTTCCGGGCGTCAGGCTCGTTGATAGGGAGGAGCTTCTGAAACTTGAGCCCAACGTCAACCCAAACGCCGCAGGGGCGCTGTGGGCACCGACAGCTGGAGTGATGTCCTCCCCGATGGCGGCCGTGGCACTCACCGAGAACGCGGTCGACAACGGAGTTAGGTTCCACCCCGAAACCGAGGTGCGCGGGATAAAGGTTGAGAACGGGGAGATAAAGGGCGTTGAGACTAACCGGGGGTTCATCGAGGCCGACCTCGTCATAAACGCGGCAGGTTTATACGCGGACAGAATCTCGGCCATGGCGGGCATAGATTACTTCACAATACGTCCCAGGAAGGGAGAGTACTACATCTTCGACGACGATGCCGGGCCGAAGGTCAGGAGGATAGTCCACCAGACGCCGACCCCGACCACAAAAGGGGTTTACGTCATCACCGAGATGAACGACGGGGTGATGATAGGACCCACCGCCGAGGATCTGCCCGAGGAAGCTAAGGACGACACCTCCACAACCCGGGAGGGGCTGGAGTTCGTCTGGGAGATGGCGAAGAAGCTCGTCAAGGGACTGCCCCCCAAGAGCAGGGTGATAAGAACCTTCGCGGGTCTGAGGCCAGAGCCCCCGGACGGCAGGTGGATAATAGAGGCCTACGATGACCCCTGGGGCTTCATAAACGTTGCAGGGATAAGGTCGCCCGGACTCACAGCCGCGCCTGCAATAGCACACTACGTTACTGAAGAGCTGATTGAAGGCAAGCTGGACGTAAAGCTAACCAAAAAGTCCCGCTGGAACCCCCACAGGAACGCCTTCTGGTTCAAGGCCCTCCCAAGGGAAAAGCAGGCAGAGCTCGTGAAGGAGAACCCCTCACACGGCAGGGTAATCTGCATGTGCCGCACGATAACGGAGGGGGATATACTCGACGCAATAGCCAGGATGAAGAAGATGGGCGTCAGGACGATAACCCTCGACGGCGTTAAGCTCAGGACAGGTGTCACTGGCGGAACCTGTCAGGGTTCCTTCTGCAGGGTGAGGATAACCAACATCATCGCCAGGGAAACCGGAGTCCCGCTCTGGGAGGTCAGCATCAAGGGAGAAGGCACCGAATACGGCATCGGTGACATAAAGGTTCTCCTGAGGGGTGAGGAGAATGAGGAGTGA
- the gor gene encoding glyceraldehyde-3-phosphate:ferredoxin oxidoreductase, whose amino-acid sequence MRFTVLRINLNEGKVESEELERDGIYGVIDYGIEVHESLETHSLEPYDPQNVMVMGMGPFSGSTLPGAHRLMFFFRSPLYGTLFPSAMGGAAYTFKNVGIDFVAFEGKAEKPVVVLLYNDGENVRVELHAIELERVVEIWRGYKGEEGVYALTQYLIDTFGGRFDFEYRIAVVGPASLNTNYGAIFSQALRKGERLVGSEDWAARGGPGSVLLRAHNVVGIVFGGKPGRRSFPGEDIGSFKTSKSIVEGVHKKPYNEIIAEKTTKYRFNPKLNTGGTFGGNYPAEGDFVPILNWQMPYIEKEERIKIHENIMKHYWEPFNEEAIKPKNWTTCGEPCPVVCKKHRRGHHVEYEPYEANGPLSGSISLRASDISVHAADAMGFDAIEFGGTAAWVLELIHRGLLKPEEVGLSGKPEFTKEALLERPVEASEINAKLVAELAHRVAFAENEIARIIGLGKRKASVILDERFKDRLKYGESFKDYGVFVPLGENGEMTPTMYWAIGNYIPLPIQGRYWTFYQFGVFLEPEELAQKIIASALWEFWYDNVGWCRFHRGWMKPVLKALFMDAYGENVDMEEHAKKQIKRLIEYARKAGYTPVFWDSMRVIDLVSAGSEEFGNERWAEKFRIDKVGTAKEYLEKVLEAYSEALGVDWRL is encoded by the coding sequence ATGAGGTTCACGGTTCTCAGGATCAACCTGAACGAAGGAAAGGTCGAAAGCGAGGAGCTGGAGAGGGATGGAATATACGGGGTTATAGACTACGGAATAGAAGTTCACGAGAGCCTGGAAACCCACAGCCTTGAACCATACGACCCCCAGAACGTCATGGTAATGGGAATGGGGCCGTTTTCAGGCTCAACCCTGCCCGGGGCGCACAGGCTCATGTTCTTCTTCCGTTCCCCCCTCTACGGGACTCTCTTTCCATCTGCAATGGGAGGGGCGGCATACACCTTCAAAAACGTTGGCATAGACTTCGTGGCCTTCGAGGGCAAGGCCGAGAAGCCCGTCGTTGTTTTACTCTACAACGACGGCGAAAACGTAAGGGTGGAGCTCCACGCTATAGAGCTTGAGAGGGTCGTTGAAATCTGGAGGGGCTACAAGGGAGAGGAGGGAGTCTATGCCCTCACACAGTACCTCATAGATACCTTTGGCGGCAGGTTTGACTTCGAGTACCGCATAGCCGTCGTTGGGCCGGCTTCGCTGAACACCAACTACGGAGCGATATTCTCCCAGGCGCTCAGAAAGGGAGAAAGGCTTGTTGGAAGCGAGGACTGGGCGGCAAGGGGAGGTCCGGGTTCTGTTCTTCTCAGGGCCCACAACGTCGTCGGAATAGTCTTCGGCGGAAAGCCGGGGAGGAGAAGCTTCCCGGGGGAGGACATCGGCAGCTTCAAGACCTCCAAGAGTATCGTCGAGGGCGTGCACAAAAAGCCGTACAACGAGATAATAGCCGAGAAGACGACCAAGTACCGCTTCAACCCCAAGCTCAACACTGGCGGAACCTTCGGCGGCAACTACCCGGCCGAAGGCGACTTCGTGCCCATCCTTAACTGGCAGATGCCGTACATCGAAAAGGAAGAGCGCATAAAAATCCACGAGAACATAATGAAGCACTACTGGGAACCCTTCAATGAGGAGGCCATAAAGCCCAAGAACTGGACGACCTGCGGCGAGCCCTGTCCGGTCGTGTGTAAGAAGCACCGCAGGGGGCACCACGTCGAGTACGAGCCCTACGAGGCCAACGGGCCGCTCAGCGGAAGCATCTCGCTCAGGGCAAGCGACATAAGCGTCCACGCGGCAGATGCCATGGGCTTCGACGCCATAGAGTTCGGCGGAACCGCCGCATGGGTTTTGGAATTAATCCACCGCGGTCTGCTCAAGCCGGAGGAAGTTGGGTTAAGCGGAAAGCCGGAGTTCACCAAAGAGGCCCTTCTTGAGAGGCCGGTCGAGGCGAGTGAAATCAACGCCAAGCTCGTCGCCGAGCTGGCCCACCGCGTTGCCTTCGCCGAGAACGAGATAGCGAGGATAATCGGCCTCGGAAAGAGGAAGGCCAGCGTTATACTCGACGAGAGGTTCAAGGACAGGCTGAAGTACGGCGAGAGCTTCAAGGACTACGGCGTCTTCGTTCCGCTCGGCGAGAACGGAGAGATGACGCCGACGATGTACTGGGCGATAGGAAACTACATCCCGCTCCCGATTCAGGGTCGCTACTGGACGTTCTACCAGTTCGGCGTCTTCCTTGAGCCTGAGGAGCTCGCTCAAAAGATAATCGCGAGCGCCCTCTGGGAGTTCTGGTACGACAACGTCGGCTGGTGCAGATTTCATAGAGGCTGGATGAAGCCCGTCCTCAAGGCGCTCTTCATGGACGCCTACGGCGAGAACGTTGACATGGAGGAGCACGCGAAGAAGCAGATTAAGAGGCTGATAGAGTACGCCAGAAAGGCCGGCTACACCCCCGTCTTCTGGGACAGCATGCGCGTTATAGACCTTGTCTCCGCTGGCAGCGAGGAGTTCGGAAACGAGCGCTGGGCCGAGAAGTTCAGGATTGACAAGGTCGGCACGGCGAAGGAGTACCTTGAGAAGGTTTTAGAAGCTTACAGCGAGGCCCTCGGTGTGGACTGGAGGCTCTGA
- a CDS encoding coiled-coil protein, which yields MQVKVDPEEIKRIKREIEALEKERNEIRAKLDELEKELQIWVQKRDEKNNEVKQLRQKGREYKAKRDEINQQIQELKKNREEINAKLDLLYQEILEYRTKRDEYNQLRRLKMPPEKIQERIEKLEWELQTNPNITPDREKQIVDQIQVLATELEIIQQAQRFHNKLIETRKKVNQLKKARRGISMEIQKLANQSQQFHEQMIKAFNQADEVKKEADEYHAKVVELREKIKEVRKELREIEKKIREYDERHKELIAYRLVARMRSKKDASFEKAVEALEKFKRGEKLTLDELLLLQRYNLV from the coding sequence ATGCAAGTGAAAGTGGATCCAGAGGAAATTAAGAGGATCAAGAGGGAGATAGAGGCCCTTGAAAAGGAGAGAAACGAGATAAGGGCCAAACTAGATGAGCTGGAGAAGGAGCTTCAAATCTGGGTTCAGAAGAGGGACGAAAAGAACAACGAGGTCAAGCAGCTCCGCCAGAAGGGGCGTGAGTATAAAGCCAAGAGGGATGAAATCAACCAACAGATACAGGAGCTCAAGAAGAACCGCGAGGAGATAAACGCCAAGCTCGACCTCCTCTACCAGGAGATACTAGAGTACAGGACGAAGAGGGACGAGTACAACCAGCTCCGCAGGCTCAAGATGCCGCCTGAGAAAATACAGGAGCGCATAGAGAAGCTGGAGTGGGAGCTCCAGACCAACCCGAACATAACCCCAGACAGGGAGAAGCAGATAGTCGACCAGATCCAGGTTCTTGCAACTGAGCTTGAGATAATCCAGCAGGCCCAGAGGTTCCACAACAAGCTCATTGAAACGAGAAAGAAGGTGAACCAGCTCAAGAAGGCCAGGAGAGGCATAAGCATGGAGATACAGAAGCTCGCCAACCAGAGCCAGCAGTTCCACGAGCAGATGATAAAGGCCTTCAACCAGGCCGACGAGGTCAAGAAGGAGGCCGACGAGTACCACGCTAAGGTCGTCGAACTCAGGGAGAAGATCAAGGAAGTCAGGAAGGAGCTCCGCGAGATCGAGAAGAAGATACGGGAGTACGACGAGAGGCACAAGGAGCTCATAGCCTACAGGCTCGTCGCCAGGATGCGTTCGAAGAAGGACGCCAGCTTCGAGAAGGCCGTTGAGGCCCTTGAGAAGTTCAAGCGCGGCGAGAAGCTAACACTCGACGAACTGCTCCTCCTCCAGAGGTACAACCTCGTCTGA